The Inediibacterium massiliense genome has a segment encoding these proteins:
- a CDS encoding DEAD/DEAH box helicase family protein: MSNFTFLNNKWKILAKFGTQAENYLHTDSNASMLKMRMFGEQLIDYILTALKIEVDKFSTQDDKIKLLRNTRINGAIPDLFDIVRRYGNKANHEGYENKKDALECLVAMYRISAWFYIKVTKDTSIKPLTYKTPKPVKAKAPAYNIEEYAKEKEEIKEEHIKEVRSVKEEVKTVVETENDKKVEKEVEETLELNEAETRKKLIDIMLKDAGWNINNNELVKVEFLLEDHKKAGKKGFVDYVLFDKKGKPIAVVEAKKSFVDPIIGRQQAVEYANTIERDYKVRPIIVYTNGYEIYMWDDKYSEPRQIWGFYTLEDLEELFFKHKYKKDLNKVEIDKNIAGRPYQIEGIKRVYEKYSSGFRKALLVMATGTGKTRTVIGLTKGMMEANWAKRVLFLADRDELVRQAKEDKNSFKTFMPEQISCRFTGKNSDNREATLYFSTYQTMINYYSKFSVGFFDLIICDESHRSIYKTYRDILEYFDSRIIGLTATPVDFIERNTFDLFNCENEDPTFNFSIDQAWSHIPPYLIEPRVIDATTDFLRKGIKYSQMTEEQRRQVDDEGYNGDEIEFDKKELEKKITNKNTNKFILKTLMDKGIKVGDHLGKTIIFAKNKKHANLLDSLFNEMYPQYKGKMTAVIYSGIKDKERLIENFKNEEFPRIAISVDLLDTGIDVPEIVNLVFAKPIYSKVKFWQMIGRGTRRCDNLFDNGLDKMEFVIFDSYKNFEFFEMNPKGFIPKPQKTSMQVRFESLCKLLETYKSKNKENICNDFVEKLKRDIEELPLESIEIKKNRKKIEQVKKEEYWKTLSEDFIKKLKLEIAPLIQWIEAKDNSDAISFDNSIYRILQNFENNDKDSLIKEINMTMEKLSRLKLNINQFDGKRELVKSLLEPSGWENLSYERLEEIRINLRDLMKHKGATSGAFVVFDIKDTAGVVKEISAGSVLYGSNMEPYEKRVKSAIEEKLNDQLVIRKIRKGEKLSQTEIDGIYSIFGEEFVYSIDELSSKTDIDKEDIVGIIRKFVGVDEMELNKRFEEFIQKHHKKMNATQIKTLEIIKNDIAKNKGISFAALFAQPYTSFSPNGVDGIFGRMADDVFDLIAPFKATYIS, translated from the coding sequence ATGTCTAATTTTACTTTTTTAAATAATAAGTGGAAAATATTGGCTAAGTTTGGAACTCAAGCAGAAAACTATCTTCATACGGATAGCAATGCATCCATGTTAAAGATGCGTATGTTTGGAGAACAACTGATAGATTATATATTAACAGCTTTAAAAATTGAAGTGGATAAATTTTCAACTCAAGATGATAAGATTAAACTTTTGAGAAATACAAGAATAAATGGAGCTATACCAGATTTGTTTGATATAGTGAGACGTTATGGAAATAAGGCCAATCATGAAGGCTATGAAAACAAAAAAGATGCTTTAGAATGTTTAGTAGCTATGTATAGGATATCGGCTTGGTTTTATATTAAGGTAACAAAAGATACTTCAATAAAACCATTAACATATAAAACTCCTAAGCCAGTTAAAGCGAAAGCACCAGCATATAATATAGAAGAGTATGCTAAAGAAAAAGAAGAAATAAAAGAGGAACATATTAAAGAAGTAAGATCTGTAAAAGAAGAAGTAAAAACAGTTGTTGAAACTGAAAATGATAAAAAGGTAGAAAAGGAAGTAGAAGAAACCTTAGAGCTTAATGAAGCGGAAACTAGAAAAAAATTGATAGACATCATGCTAAAGGATGCAGGATGGAATATTAATAATAATGAATTGGTGAAAGTAGAGTTTCTCTTAGAAGACCATAAAAAAGCAGGTAAAAAAGGATTTGTTGATTATGTATTGTTTGATAAAAAAGGTAAACCAATTGCAGTAGTAGAGGCTAAGAAATCTTTTGTTGATCCTATTATAGGGCGACAACAAGCAGTAGAGTATGCCAATACCATAGAAAGAGACTATAAAGTTCGTCCTATTATTGTTTATACCAATGGATATGAAATATATATGTGGGATGATAAGTATAGTGAGCCAAGACAAATTTGGGGATTTTATACACTAGAAGATTTAGAAGAATTATTTTTTAAACATAAATATAAGAAGGATTTAAATAAAGTTGAAATAGATAAAAATATTGCAGGAAGACCGTATCAAATAGAAGGGATCAAAAGAGTATATGAAAAATATTCAAGTGGATTTAGAAAAGCCCTTTTAGTAATGGCTACAGGAACAGGAAAAACAAGAACAGTTATTGGATTGACAAAAGGCATGATGGAAGCAAATTGGGCTAAAAGAGTATTGTTTTTAGCGGATAGAGATGAACTTGTAAGACAAGCTAAAGAAGATAAAAATAGCTTTAAAACCTTTATGCCAGAGCAAATATCTTGTAGATTTACTGGAAAAAATTCTGATAATAGAGAGGCTACACTTTATTTTTCAACATATCAAACTATGATTAATTATTATAGCAAGTTTAGTGTAGGATTCTTTGACCTTATTATTTGTGATGAGTCTCATAGAAGTATATATAAGACATATAGAGATATCTTAGAATATTTTGACTCTCGTATTATAGGGCTAACGGCTACACCTGTAGACTTTATAGAAAGAAATACTTTTGATTTATTTAATTGTGAAAATGAAGACCCTACATTTAATTTTTCCATAGACCAAGCTTGGAGTCATATACCTCCATATCTTATTGAGCCAAGAGTAATTGATGCTACTACTGACTTTTTAAGAAAAGGAATAAAATATAGCCAAATGACAGAAGAACAAAGAAGGCAGGTGGATGATGAAGGGTATAATGGTGATGAAATTGAATTTGATAAAAAAGAATTAGAGAAGAAAATAACAAATAAGAATACTAATAAGTTTATATTAAAGACATTAATGGATAAGGGAATTAAAGTAGGGGATCATTTAGGGAAAACAATTATATTTGCTAAAAATAAAAAACATGCTAATTTATTAGATTCGTTATTTAATGAAATGTATCCTCAATATAAAGGAAAAATGACGGCTGTTATTTATTCAGGTATTAAGGATAAGGAAAGACTTATAGAAAATTTTAAAAATGAAGAATTTCCTAGAATAGCTATCTCTGTAGACTTATTAGATACAGGAATAGATGTACCTGAAATAGTCAATTTAGTATTTGCAAAGCCTATATATTCAAAGGTTAAGTTTTGGCAGATGATAGGTAGAGGAACAAGAAGATGTGATAATCTATTTGACAATGGATTAGATAAGATGGAGTTTGTTATTTTTGACTCATATAAAAACTTTGAATTCTTTGAAATGAATCCAAAAGGATTTATTCCTAAACCACAAAAAACATCTATGCAAGTTAGATTTGAATCTTTGTGCAAGCTTTTAGAAACATATAAGTCAAAGAATAAAGAGAATATATGCAATGATTTTGTAGAAAAGTTAAAAAGAGATATAGAAGAGTTACCATTAGAGAGTATAGAAATAAAGAAAAATAGAAAGAAAATAGAACAGGTTAAAAAGGAAGAATACTGGAAGACTTTAAGTGAAGACTTTATTAAAAAATTAAAATTAGAGATTGCACCATTAATACAATGGATTGAAGCGAAAGACAATTCAGATGCTATTTCATTTGATAATTCCATATATAGAATACTTCAAAACTTTGAGAATAATGATAAAGATTCATTGATTAAAGAAATTAATATGACTATGGAAAAATTATCAAGACTTAAATTAAATATAAATCAATTTGATGGAAAAAGAGAACTTGTAAAATCATTATTAGAGCCATCAGGTTGGGAGAATCTTAGTTATGAAAGATTAGAGGAAATAAGAATCAATCTAAGAGATTTGATGAAACATAAAGGAGCTACATCAGGAGCTTTTGTAGTATTTGATATAAAAGATACTGCTGGAGTAGTAAAAGAAATTAGTGCGGGTTCTGTTCTATATGGTTCTAATATGGAGCCTTATGAAAAGAGAGTAAAATCAGCTATTGAGGAGAAGCTAAATGACCAGTTAGTGATTCGGAAAATTAGAAAAGGTGAAAAGCTTTCTCAAACTGAAATAGATGGTATATATTCCATATTTGGTGAAGAATTTGTTTATAGTATAGATGAGCTTTCAAGTAAAACAGATATAGATAAAGAGGATATAGTTGGTATTATTCGAAAGTTTGTTGGAGTTGATGAAATGGAATTAAATAAAAGGTTTGAAGAATTTATTCAAAAGCATCATAAAAAAATGAATGCTACTCAAATTAAAACTTTAGAAATAATTAAAAATGATATAGCTAAAAACAAAGGGATATCCTTTGCAGCATTATTTGCCCAACCCTATACATCTTTTAGTCCAAATGGAGTGGATGGTATATTTGGAAGAATGGCTGATGATGTTTTTGATTTGATAGCACCATTTAAAGCGACGTATATATCTTAA
- a CDS encoding type I restriction-modification system subunit M, whose translation MLGPDIKSKIDKLWNNFWSGGISNPLTVIEQISYLLFIKRLDDMDNANEKRANRIGRPFQSIFPEELMKWSEFRHLDVNEMFDIVSQKVFPFIKTMGGEESSFTAEMKDAVFMIPKASLLQESVRLIDGINMDDADTKGDLYEYLLSKLATSGVNGQFRTPRHIIRMMVDLMDPSIDDEICDPACGTAGFLINSLEYLLEKYTNPESVFTDEDGNLHKRIGDMMKGEDWNHFRTKMFYGFDFDPSMVRIASMNLMLHSVDNPNVRQMDTLSKNYEEENKYTVVLANPPFKGSIDKEDINSTLAKGAKTTKTELLFMKLIDRILDLGGRCAVIVPDGVLFGSTKAHKDIRQNLVEENALEGVISMPSGVFKPYAGVSTAILLFTKGGETNKVWFYDMQSDGFSLDDRRNKLDHDGDIPDIVEKWRAVKKDNSIEPTKEDQWFWVEKEEIVGNNYDLTINKYKEIEYEEVVYEEPEVILDKIEELERSILEDVAELKGMVK comes from the coding sequence ATGTTAGGACCAGATATTAAAAGTAAAATTGATAAATTATGGAATAACTTTTGGTCAGGGGGAATATCTAACCCTCTGACTGTAATAGAGCAGATATCATATCTTTTGTTTATAAAAAGATTAGATGATATGGATAATGCAAATGAAAAAAGAGCCAATAGAATAGGTAGACCATTTCAATCTATTTTTCCAGAAGAGTTAATGAAGTGGAGTGAATTCAGACATTTAGATGTAAATGAAATGTTTGATATTGTATCTCAAAAGGTTTTTCCATTCATAAAGACTATGGGAGGAGAAGAATCTAGCTTTACAGCTGAAATGAAGGATGCAGTATTTATGATACCAAAAGCATCTCTACTTCAAGAATCCGTTAGACTTATAGATGGAATAAATATGGATGATGCAGATACTAAGGGAGACTTATACGAGTATCTTTTATCAAAGCTTGCAACATCAGGAGTAAATGGTCAGTTTAGAACGCCAAGACACATCATAAGAATGATGGTTGACCTTATGGACCCATCCATTGATGACGAAATATGTGATCCTGCTTGCGGTACTGCTGGATTTTTAATTAATTCATTAGAATATTTATTAGAAAAATACACAAATCCTGAAAGTGTATTTACGGATGAAGATGGAAATCTTCATAAAAGAATTGGGGATATGATGAAGGGTGAAGATTGGAATCATTTTAGGACTAAAATGTTCTACGGGTTTGATTTTGATCCATCAATGGTTAGAATCGCTTCAATGAACCTTATGCTTCATAGTGTAGATAATCCAAATGTAAGACAAATGGATACATTATCTAAAAATTATGAAGAAGAAAATAAATATACAGTAGTATTAGCAAATCCACCTTTTAAAGGAAGTATAGATAAAGAAGATATAAATTCTACCCTTGCAAAGGGAGCAAAAACTACTAAGACTGAACTTTTATTTATGAAGCTTATTGATAGAATACTTGATTTAGGTGGAAGATGTGCAGTAATCGTTCCGGATGGAGTTTTATTTGGATCAACAAAAGCCCATAAGGATATAAGACAAAATTTAGTGGAAGAAAATGCATTAGAAGGAGTAATTTCAATGCCTTCAGGAGTATTCAAACCCTATGCAGGAGTATCAACAGCGATACTTTTATTTACAAAGGGTGGAGAAACAAATAAAGTATGGTTTTATGATATGCAAAGTGATGGATTTTCATTAGATGATAGAAGAAACAAGCTTGATCATGATGGTGATATTCCAGATATAGTAGAAAAATGGAGAGCAGTAAAAAAAGATAACTCTATAGAGCCAACGAAAGAAGATCAATGGTTTTGGGTAGAAAAAGAAGAGATAGTAGGTAATAATTATGACCTTACTATTAATAAGTATAAGGAAATAGAGTATGAAGAAGTGGTATACGAAGAACCAGAGGTTATATTAGATAAGATTGAAGAGTTAGAAAGATCAATTTTAGAAGATGTAGCAGAGCTTAAAGGAATGGTGAAGTAG